The genomic DNA ATCCCCGCATCGACTTCGAAGCGCGGAGGGTATGATGGGAAGCTTTGCGCTTTCGACGCATGCTCCCTCTCCCCCCCGGGGAGAGGGTTGGGGTGAGGGGGTTGCGCGTTTGCCGGACGCACCGCCACGCGCAACCCCCTCACCCTCCCCTCTCCCCAGAGGGGAGAGGGCAAATGCCCGTTGGAGGACGCGCCCATGACCGGCGACCGTTTCCTCGGCTTCCGCGTCACGCCGCTCACCCGGCGGCGGCTGGCGAATTTCCGGGCGAACCGGCGGGGCTTCTGGTCCTTCTGGATCTTCCTGGTGCTGTTCACCCTGTCGCTGGGCGCGGAGTTCATCGCCAACGACCGCCCGCTGCTCATCAAGTACGACAACGCGCTCTACTGGCCCGTCTTCACCGCCTACCCGGAGACCACCTTCGGCGGTGAGTTCGAGACGGAGACCGATTACCGCGACCCCTACGTGCGCCAGCTGATCGAGGAAAAGGGCTGGATCGTCTGGCCGCCGATCCCCTACGGCTACCGCACCATCAACTACAACCTGCCGGTCCCCGCCCCGGCCCCGCCGTCCGCCGACAACTGGCTGGGCACCGACGACCAGGGGCGCGACGTGACGGCGCGGCTGATCTACGGCTTCCGCATCTCCGTGCTGTTCGGTCTGGTGCTGACCGCCTTCTCCTCGGTCGTCGGCATCATGGCCGGGGCGGTCCAGGGCTACTTCGGCGGCATCACCGACCTGCTGTTCCAGCGCTTCATCGAGATCTGGCAGGGCCTGCCCACCCTGTTCCTGCTCATCATCCTGTCCAGCGTGGTGACGCCGAACTTCTGGTGGCTGCTCGGGCTGCTGCTGCTGTTCTCCTGGACCTCGCTGGTCCATGTGGTGCGGGCGGAGTTCCTGCGGGCGCGCAACTTCGACTATGTGCGCGCCGCCCGCGCGCTGGGCGCCACCGACGCGACGATCATGGTGCGCCACGTGCTGCCCAACGCGATGGTGGCGACGCTGACCTTCCTGCCCTTCATCCTGAACGGCTCCATCACCACCCTGACGGCGCTGGACTTCCTCGGCTTCGGCCTGCCCCCCGGCTCCCCCTCGCTGGGCGAGTTGCTGGCCCAGGGCAAGGCCAACCTCCAGGCGCCCTGGCTGGGCCTGACCGCCTTCTTCGTGCTGGCGATCATGCTGAGCCTGCTGATCTTCATCGGCGAGGCGGTGCGCGACGCCTTCGATCCGCGCAAGACCATCGGCCAGCTCTCCACCGCCACCGGAACCGCCAACGAGGCGGGCGCGGTGGCGCAGAAGGCCGCGGAATGATGTCCCCAACGACCACCAGCCCAAGAAGGCGGAACCGCCCATGACCGACATGACGACCAATGGGGCCGACGATCTCCTCGAGGTCCGCAACCTCCATGTCGAGTTCCGCTCGGGCGGCGGGGCGATGCACGCGGTGAAGGGCGTCTCCTTCGACATCGCCAAGGGGGAGACCCTGGCGCTGGTCGGCGAGTCCGGGTCCGGCAAGTCGGTCACCGCCCTGTCGATCCTGCAACTGCTGCCCTACCCCATGGCGCGCCACCCGCAGGGCTCCATCCGCTTCCGCGGGACCGAGCTGGTGGGGGCGGAGGAGAAGGTGCTGCGCAACGTGCGCGGCGACCGCATCGCCATGATCTTCCAGGAGCCGATGACCTCGCTGAACCCGCTGCACAGCATCGAGCGGCAGATCAACGAGACGCTGTTCCTGCACAAGGGCCTGTCCCGCGCCGCCGCGCGCAAGCGCACGCTGGAGCTGCTGCGGCTGGTCGGGCTGCCCAACCCGGAAAAGCGGCTGAACGCCTACCCGCACGAGCTGTCGGGCGGCCAGCGCCAGCGCGTGATGATCGCCATGGCGCTGGCCAACGAGCCCGACCTGCTGATCGCCGACGAGCCGACCACCGCGCTGGACGTCACCATCCAGGCGCAGATCCTGGAGCTGCTGAAGGACCTCCAGCGCCGCTTCGGCATGGCGCTGCTGCTCATCACCCATGATCTGGGCGTGGTGCGCAAGATGGCCGACCGGGTCTGCGTGATGAACCAGGGCGAGATCGTCGAGCAGGCCGACGTCGCCGACATCTTCGCCCGCCCGCAGCACCCCTACACGCGCAAGCTCCTCGCCGCGGAGCCGAAGGGCGACCCGTTGACCCCGCCCGCCGACGCGCCGGAGGTCATGGCGGCCGACAACCTGAAGGTCTGGTTCCCCATCAAGAAGGGCCTGCTGCGCCGCACCGTCGATCACGTCCGCGCCGTCGACGGCGTGTCGGTCAACGTGCGGCAGGGGCACACGGTCGGGGTGGTCGGCGAGTCCGGGTCCGGCAAGACGACCCTCGGGCTGGCCCTGCTGCGCCTGCACGCCAGCGAGGGGGCGATCCGCTTCGACGGCAAGGACATCCAGGGCTGGCAGGCGAAGAAGCTGCGCGGGCTGCGGCGGGAGATGCAGGTGGTCTTCCAGGACCCCTACGGCAGCCTGTCGCCCCGCCTGTCGGTCGGCCAGATCATCGGCGAGGGGCTGACCATCCACGGCATCGGCTCCGGCGCCGAGCGCGACGCCATGGTGGCCAAGGCGCTGGAGGAGGTGGGGCTCGACCCGTCCAGCCGCCACCGCTACCCGCACGAGTTCTCCGGCGGCCAGCGCCAGCGCATCGCCATCGCCCGCGCCCTGGTGCTGAAGCCGAAATTCGTCGTCCTGGACGAGCCGACCAGCGCGCTCGACATGTCGGTGCAGGCGCAGATCGTCGACCTGCTGCGCGACATCCAGGCGCGCAACAACCTCGCCTACCTGTTCATCAGCCACGATCTGCGGGTGGTGCGGGCGCTCAGCAGCCACGTCATCGTCATGAAGGACGGCAAGGTGGTGGAACAGGGCCCCACCCGCCGCATCTTCGAGGAGCCGCGCGAGGAGTACACCCGCGCCCTGCTCGCCGCCGCGCTGAACCTGGAAGCCGTCAAGTCCGACGCCGTGCGGATGTAGCGCAATTGCATTCAATGCCCCCCTCTTCCTTCTGGGGAGAGGGTTAGGTCCTGTCTGACGACCCTGTGATGACGGTCATTTCCGTCTGTTTGTTGCTGATCAGCAGCCGTGAGGGTGCGGAATGCGGCGGCATGAGTTCAGCCCGGCACAGGAGGAGTCGATCGCGGATCTGATGCCGCTGGCGTCCTCGCAAGGCGGCGGCCGTTGTGTTCGGCAGGCGCTTACGGTCCGTTGGTTTCGTTATTCTTCTTCGCTTTATCCTTCTTCGCCTGATCGTGATGCCACTTGATGGCGAAGAACATGCCCGTTCCCAACACGATAATCTTGAATGGAAAGAAGACCATAGGGAACCAGTCATACATTTTGAACATCTCCAGGCTATGACACTATCTATCGTCAAGGAAACCTGACGGCAGTCAGGTCGAGCGCGAGACTTTGTCTGCGGGCGGGGCCACGGGCGGCTGGGTTGGCGTGGCTGTAACGAAGCGGGCTTCCTCGGCCTTGTAGAAGTACTGGCTGGCCACCAGCCACCCCTTCAACGGCCGTAAGGGCGGAACACAGGTCAGCAACAGGAACGGCAGGGTCGTGACGAGGTGCACCCAGTATGGGGGCTCAAATCTTGCCTCGATCCAGAGCGCCAGGATGACCGTGGGAATGGAAGCGAAGCAGATGACGAAGAAGGCGGGGCCGTCAGCCGGATCGGCGTAGGAGTGGTCCAGACCACAGACCTCGCAGTGGGAGCGCAGCTTCAGGAAGCCGCTGAACAGATGACCCTGGCCGCAGCGTGGGCAGCGACCACGCACGCCGGTGCTGAAAGGGGGAAGAGGCGGCCACTCCTGTTCGGATGACATCGCGTGTTCCTTCGGGAGGCAATAGCAAGCAATGCCTGCATGCAATGCGTAATCGTATGCACCATAACGACCGACAATGTCAACTTGAATGCATTCAATACGCCGTCGGAATTCATACAACCATGGGATATGGCAGGTGTCTCAGCCTGAATGTCGGCCACTTACCGCGATGCCTCGCGCAGCCTCCCAGCGATCCTTCTGGAGCGCCGAGCGCGACATGGACAGCCTCCGGCGGCGTTGACGCGGCGCAGGCATCGCTGCCGACGGCACCAATCTCCGTCGCACGCAGGCGTATGACGAATTCACCGCGGATCCACTCGCCAAGTTCTGTCTGACGGCCCAGTAATGGCGGTCATTTCCGTCTTGCGGATGTTGATCGCTGGTCCGATGCTGCCTCCGACCGCACCGGCTGGCCGGGGACAAGGCTTACGGCTGTGTGCCGGTGCAGGCCTGCCTGCGCCTTCCCAGGCCATCCGACAGGACCTAACCCTCTCCCCAGAGGGGAAAGGGCTATAAGGATCAAATGCGATTGCCTTGACTCCGCGGGCGCTTCGCCTTCGTGTTGCCGAGCGGCGTCTTTGCCCTGACCGGCGGCGTCTTCGGGGAGTTCCGCCCCGGCACCGCCACCTCGCGCCATTGGCCGGGGGCCAGACCGTCCAGCGTCCAATCGCCGATCGACCAGCGGATCAGCCGCAGGGTCGGGAAGCCGACCGCGGCGGTCATCCGGCGCACCTGCCGGTTCCGCCCCTCCCGCAAGGTCAGGGCGATCCAACTCGTCGGGATGGCGGCGCGGTAGCGCACGGGCGGGTCGCGCGGCCACAGGCCGTCCGGCTCCTCCATCCTATGCACCTCGGCGGGCAGGGTCGGGCCGTCGTTGAGGGTCACCCCGTCGCGCAGGCGCTGCAACGCCTCCTCGGTCGGGACACCCTCCACCTGCACCCAGTAGGTCTTGGGCAGCTTGTGCTTCGGCGAGGCGATGCGGGCGATCAGCGCGCCGTCGTCGCTCAGCGCCAGCAGCCCCTCGCTGTCGCGGTCCAGCCGCCCGGCGGCGTAGACTCCCTTCACCGGCACATGGTCGGCCAGCGTCGGGCGCCCCTGCTCATCGGTAAACTGGGGCAGCACGCCATAGGGCTTGTTCAGCAGGATCAGACGGGGCACGGTTGGCTCGAACGGGTTTGAGACGAACAACGACAACATTACAGGGGTTTGCGCCGTGACGCTGCTTTTCTGCTCCACCACCGACCGCTCCGACCGCTGGCTGAGCGAGCTGGACGCCCGCCTGCCCGGCCTGGAGGTGCGGGTGTGGCCCGAGATGGGGGACCCGGCGGACATCGAGATGGCTCTGGTGTGGAAGCCGCCGCACGGACTGCTCGCCACCCTGCCGAACCTGAAGCTGATCGTGTCGCTGGGCGCCGGGGTGGAATCGCTGCTGCTCGACCCCACCCTGCCTGAGGTGCCGCTGGTCCGCATGGTGTCGGAGGGGCTGACGGTGGACATGGCCGGCTATGTGGCGCTCCAGGTGCTGCGCTGGCACCGGCTTCTCGACGAGTACAAGGCGCTCCAGCAGGCCGGGCGGTGGGAGCCGCTGGACCCCTGCCCGGCGTCGGAGGTGAGTGTCGGTATCCTCGGCATGGGCGAGCTGGGCATGGCCTCGGCCAAGACGCTGCTGAGCATGGACTACCGCGTGCTGGGCTGGAGCCGGACGCCGAAGACGTTGCCAGGGGTGGAAAGCTTCTCCGGACCCGACGGGTTGGCGGCGATGCTCGGGCAGTGCAACCTGCTGATCTGCCTGCTGCCGCTGACGGCGGAGACGCGCGGCCTGCTGAACCGCAAGCTGTTCGCCGCCCTGCCCAAGGGGGCGGTGGTCGTCAACGCCGCGCGCGGCGGGCATCTGGTGGAGGAGGATCTGCTGGAAGCGCTGGCGAGCGGCCACCTCGCCGGAGCCAGCCTGGACGTGTTCGCGGAGGAGCCGCTGCCCGCCGGCCATCCCTTCTGGACCCACCCGAAGGTGCATGTGACGCCGCACGTCGCCGCCGTCACCCACCCGTCGCGCTCCGCCGCGGTGGTGGCCGAGGCAATCACCGCCTTCCGCGAGGGCCGTCCGCTGCCGAACCTCGTGGACCGCAGCCAGGGCTACTGAAAGCGGTCGCCGGTCAGGCGGGCACCGCCACGGGTCCGGAGGTGCTCAACTGCGCCTCCAGCCGCGCCTTGGCGGAGGCGGCAACCTCCTCCTCGGCGCGGATGACCGCCATGTCCTCGGGCGCCACGGCGCCCGCCGCGACGACCAGCTCGGCGAAGTCGGACAGGAAGACGCTGCCCTTCACGGTGCGCTGGACGAGCACGCTGCGCTTGTCCTCGACGTCGCGCTTGCGCTTGATGAAGCCGAGCAGCGACAGCCGGTCGAGCGCGCGGGTCACCGCGGGCTTGGAGATGTTCAGCGCCGCCGCCAACCCGCGCACGGTGTGCGGCGGATCGGTCAGATAGACCTGGAGCATGATGGCCATCTGCCGCGCCGACAGGTCCGGCCCGTCCTGCCGGACGCTGGCGATCAGAGCCGTCCGCCACAGGCCGAGCGCTTTCAGGTTCCGTGCCATGTTTTCCCCCCGCGCCGCGTTTCTTGCCCCGAAGGCCCCCGCATTCGGAACGCGCGGCGAAGGAGTGTCCCCCAACCCGGCCCGGACAGGCAAGCGTTTCGCAGCCGGATCGATCGGTCAGGGTGTCGCGGGTGGGGAAACGTGCCGAGGGGCCGGCGCCCCGCGCAGAAGCCCTTCGGTGCTGAGATCCTCATCCACATCGGGCCAGTGGATGCCGTAGCCACCCCCGGCGATCTCCCAATTCCGGCGCTGCTCCGGTGTGGCGTCGAACAGGCGCGGGTACCAGGCAAGCGGCACGGCGATGGACCGCCCATCCATAAGGTCGACCGTCAGCCGCTCGTCGTCGAGCAGCACAGCCTTGATGCGCAAATCAACCTTGGGTGCCGAAAAAGCCATGCCATTCCTCCAGGAACCGCGCCCGATGCTCCCGCACGATCCGCAGCACGTCGGCCAGATCCTTTGCCGAGTGGCCCATATTAATCGCAACGGATACCGGGGTCAGCCAGACTTTCACCGAGGCGCCGCCTCGGTCCACATGAACATGCGCCGGCTCGTTGGGCTCATGGCTGTAAAAGTAGAACCGGAAGCCGTCCTGGCGATGGATGGTCGGCATGGCGTCGTCCTCAAAGGATAGGGCGACAACCGATTATGCACACAAAAAAGAAAAAGTCTCTATAAAAATCCCGGAAAGATCGTTCCGAACAAGTAAATGGTTACCCTTTTCTCTGTCTCAGCAGATTTTTTAAATCATACAGGAAGTGGGTTAGTAAATCAACTCGTTCTCGCCGCTGCCTTCGGAGATGACGATTTCGCCGCGGGCCGCCAAGTCCTTGGCAAGCTGGACCATGTACATCTGGGATTCGTCCACCTCGCGGACGCGGACCGGACCCATGGCGGCCATGTCCTCGCGCAGGATCTTCGCTGCGCGTTCGGACATGTTGGAGAAGAACAGGTCCTTCAGCGTCTCCGACGCGCCCTTCAGCGCGGTGGCGAGCTTCTGCTTGTCGACGCTGCGCAGCAGCGCCTGGACACCGGAGGGGTCGAGCTTGGACAGATCCTCGAAGGTGAACATCAGCGACTTGATGCGCTCGGCGCTGTCGCGGTTGCGCTCCTCCAGGGCGGCCATGAAGCGGTGCTCGGTCGTGCGGTCCAGGCCGTTGAAGATTTCCGCCAGCATCTCGTGGCTGTCGCGGCGGCTGGTGCGGGCGAGGTTGGTCATGAACTCGGTGCGCAGCGTGCGCTCGACATCGTCCAGGACCTCCTTCTGCACGGCCTCCATGCGCAGCATGCGCATGATGACCTCCATCGCAAAGCTCTCCGGCAGCTGGGTCAGAACGCGGCCGGCGTGTTCCGGACGGATCTTCGACAGCACCACCGCCACGGTCTGCGGATATTCATTCTTCAGGTAGTTGGACAGGACCGATTCGTTGACGTTGGCCAGCTTGTCCCACATGGTGCGGCCGGCGGGACCGCGGATCTCCTCCATGATGGAGTCGACCTTGTCCTTGGGCAGCGTCTTCAGCAGCAGGCGTTCGGTGGAGTCGAAAGAGCCGACCAGCGAGCCGGTGGCCGACATCTGTTCCGCGAATTCGACGAACAGGCGCTCGATCAGGTTGGCGGAGACGGTGCCCAGGTTCGCCATCACCTGCGACAGCTCCTTGATCTCCTCGTCGTCCATCATCGCGAACAGCTTGGACGAATGCTCGTCGCCCAGCGCCAGCATCAGAATGGCCGCCTTCTCCGGACCGGTGAGGGTGCGATAATCCTCACGAACCTTCAGCGCCATGTGTCCGCCTCCAAAAACCCGGCCGGCACCCAAGTCCAACCGGTCCTACCCGAAGGTTTTAGTCCTTTCCGAATCGGCACGCCACTCCCGCGACGCCCGCGGGAGTGACAATTTTAACCATATACCGGTTGTTGCGCCGTTCTATCACCCGAACCGCTTGGCGATCACCGCATAGGCCGCGCGCAGGCCCAGCGCCTCGCCGCCTTCCGGGCGGCCGGGGCGGGCGCCGCTGTTCCAGGCGAAGGTGTCGAGATGCGCCCAGGGCGTGTCCTTCGACACGAACTCCTGAAGGAACAGACCCGCGGTGATCGCCCCGGCCATGCCGTTGCTGGTCACGTTGTTGAGGTCCGCCACCTTGCTGTCCAGCCCCTTGCGGTAGGGCGCCCACAGCGGCAGGCGCCACAGCGGGTCGCTCTGCTCCTCGCCGGCGGCCAGCAGGTCGTCGGCGAGGCCGTCGTCGTTGGCCAACAGCGCCGGCAGATCCGGCCCCAGCGCAACGCGGGCGGCCCCGGTCAGGGTGGCGAAGTCGATCAGCAGGGCGGGCTTCTCCGAATCCGCCTCGGCCAGCGCATCGCACAGGATCAGCCGGCCCTCGGCATCGGTGTTGCCGACCTCCACGCTCAGCCCCTTGCGCGTCTTCAGCACGTCCATCGGCTTGAAGGCGTTGCCGGAGATCACGTTCTCCACCGCCGGCACCAGCACGCGCAGCCGCACCGGCAGTCCCGCCATCATCACCATGCGGCCCAGCGCCAGCGCGTGCGCGGCGCCGCCCATGTCCTTCTTCATCAGCAGCATGCCCGACGACGGCTTGATGTCCAGCCCGCCGCTGTCGAAGCAGACACCCTTGCCGACGATGGTCACCTTCGGGTGCGCCGGGTTGCCCCAGCGCAGGTCGATCAGCCGCGGCGCCCGCGGGCTGGCCCGCCCCACCGCGTGAATGGCCGGATAGTCGCGGTCGAGCAGATCGTCGCCGACGATCACCTCCAGCCCGGCCTCGAATTCCTCCGCCACGGCATGGGCCATCTCGGCCAGTTCCGCCGGGCCGAGGTCGTTGGCCGGCGTATTCACCAGGTCGCGCAGCAAATAGGTCGCGGTGGCGGTGCGCTGCACCTCGCCCTGGTCGGCGTGCTTGGGCCAGACGAGGTTGGCGAAGGTCTTCTCCGACGCCTTGTAGCGCCCGAAGCGGTAGCTGCCGAGCGCCCAGCCCAGGGCCAGACGGGTGGCGGCGCGGCGGTCGAGCGCGGCGTCCACCGCCTCGTCCAGCCGGTAGTTCCCCGGCGGCAGGCCGGCGGGCAGCCCGGCGAGGCCCCACAGGTCGTCCAGCGCCGACACGCCGGCCAGCACGCGGGCGACCGCCCCACCGTCCCCCGGAATGAAGGCGGTGGAACCGGCCTCCGCCGTGAAGTTCACGGCTTTCACCCAGGCCGCGGTGGCGGGCGGCTGACCCTCCAGCCACGTGGCGAGGCCGGCCTTGTTCAGCGGGGTGATGATCACGGTGCCGGGGCCGGCCGTGGCGAGCAGGGTGGCGAGCAAGGCGGGCGTCCTTCGTCAGGAAACGGAATCGGTCAAGGAAAGCATGGCGCGCCGGGGCGTCCCTGAAAAGGGGGATTGCGCAAGGCAATCGCTTGAAGGGGACGCCGCCCGGTCGGGGGCAAGATCGACACGGATTTCACGGATTTCAACACGGATGGCACGGACGGACCCGTTCCGGCCGCAAGCCGGACGCATCGGGCCGATCAACTCCGTGAAATCCGGTGTGATCCGTGAAATCCGTGTCGATCTTGTCCGCGTCTTCGGCACACGGCGTTCGGGCGATTGCCCTTGGGGATTGCGGGCCGGCTTGCCGGATCGGCGCGGGGCAGGCATGCTCCGCCCCCCTTCCTTCGCTCCCGAGGCGCACCCATGGACGACCTGACCCTGGTCATCGGCAACAAGGCCTTCTCCTCCTGGTCCCTGCGGCCCTGGCTGGTGCTGAAGCGGACCGGCCGGCCCTTCCGGGAAATCCTCATTCCGCTGCGCCAGCCCGACACCGCGGCCCGCATCGCCGAGCATTCGCCCTCCGGCCGGGTGCCCTGCCTGCGGCACGGCGACCGGGTGATCTGGGATTCGCTGGCGATCTGCGAGTATCTGGCGGAGACCGTTCCCGAAGCCGCCCTCTGGCCGGCGGACGCCCACGCCCGCGCGGTGGCGCGG from Azospirillum brasilense includes the following:
- a CDS encoding ABC transporter permease, with product MTGDRFLGFRVTPLTRRRLANFRANRRGFWSFWIFLVLFTLSLGAEFIANDRPLLIKYDNALYWPVFTAYPETTFGGEFETETDYRDPYVRQLIEEKGWIVWPPIPYGYRTINYNLPVPAPAPPSADNWLGTDDQGRDVTARLIYGFRISVLFGLVLTAFSSVVGIMAGAVQGYFGGITDLLFQRFIEIWQGLPTLFLLIILSSVVTPNFWWLLGLLLLFSWTSLVHVVRAEFLRARNFDYVRAARALGATDATIMVRHVLPNAMVATLTFLPFILNGSITTLTALDFLGFGLPPGSPSLGELLAQGKANLQAPWLGLTAFFVLAIMLSLLIFIGEAVRDAFDPRKTIGQLSTATGTANEAGAVAQKAAE
- a CDS encoding ABC transporter ATP-binding protein, whose amino-acid sequence is MTTNGADDLLEVRNLHVEFRSGGGAMHAVKGVSFDIAKGETLALVGESGSGKSVTALSILQLLPYPMARHPQGSIRFRGTELVGAEEKVLRNVRGDRIAMIFQEPMTSLNPLHSIERQINETLFLHKGLSRAAARKRTLELLRLVGLPNPEKRLNAYPHELSGGQRQRVMIAMALANEPDLLIADEPTTALDVTIQAQILELLKDLQRRFGMALLLITHDLGVVRKMADRVCVMNQGEIVEQADVADIFARPQHPYTRKLLAAEPKGDPLTPPADAPEVMAADNLKVWFPIKKGLLRRTVDHVRAVDGVSVNVRQGHTVGVVGESGSGKTTLGLALLRLHASEGAIRFDGKDIQGWQAKKLRGLRREMQVVFQDPYGSLSPRLSVGQIIGEGLTIHGIGSGAERDAMVAKALEEVGLDPSSRHRYPHEFSGGQRQRIAIARALVLKPKFVVLDEPTSALDMSVQAQIVDLLRDIQARNNLAYLFISHDLRVVRALSSHVIVMKDGKVVEQGPTRRIFEEPREEYTRALLAAALNLEAVKSDAVRM
- a CDS encoding DUF983 domain-containing protein, producing MSSEQEWPPLPPFSTGVRGRCPRCGQGHLFSGFLKLRSHCEVCGLDHSYADPADGPAFFVICFASIPTVILALWIEARFEPPYWVHLVTTLPFLLLTCVPPLRPLKGWLVASQYFYKAEEARFVTATPTQPPVAPPADKVSRST
- a CDS encoding pseudouridine synthase; this encodes MPRLILLNKPYGVLPQFTDEQGRPTLADHVPVKGVYAAGRLDRDSEGLLALSDDGALIARIASPKHKLPKTYWVQVEGVPTEEALQRLRDGVTLNDGPTLPAEVHRMEEPDGLWPRDPPVRYRAAIPTSWIALTLREGRNRQVRRMTAAVGFPTLRLIRWSIGDWTLDGLAPGQWREVAVPGRNSPKTPPVRAKTPLGNTKAKRPRSQGNRI
- a CDS encoding 2-hydroxyacid dehydrogenase, with protein sequence MTLLFCSTTDRSDRWLSELDARLPGLEVRVWPEMGDPADIEMALVWKPPHGLLATLPNLKLIVSLGAGVESLLLDPTLPEVPLVRMVSEGLTVDMAGYVALQVLRWHRLLDEYKALQQAGRWEPLDPCPASEVSVGILGMGELGMASAKTLLSMDYRVLGWSRTPKTLPGVESFSGPDGLAAMLGQCNLLICLLPLTAETRGLLNRKLFAALPKGAVVVNAARGGHLVEEDLLEALASGHLAGASLDVFAEEPLPAGHPFWTHPKVHVTPHVAAVTHPSRSAAVVAEAITAFREGRPLPNLVDRSQGY
- a CDS encoding MarR family transcriptional regulator, whose product is MARNLKALGLWRTALIASVRQDGPDLSARQMAIMLQVYLTDPPHTVRGLAAALNISKPAVTRALDRLSLLGFIKRKRDVEDKRSVLVQRTVKGSVFLSDFAELVVAAGAVAPEDMAVIRAEEEVAASAKARLEAQLSTSGPVAVPA
- a CDS encoding DUF2442 domain-containing protein — its product is MAFSAPKVDLRIKAVLLDDERLTVDLMDGRSIAVPLAWYPRLFDATPEQRRNWEIAGGGYGIHWPDVDEDLSTEGLLRGAPAPRHVSPPATP
- a CDS encoding DUF4160 domain-containing protein; translated protein: MPTIHRQDGFRFYFYSHEPNEPAHVHVDRGGASVKVWLTPVSVAINMGHSAKDLADVLRIVREHRARFLEEWHGFFGTQG
- the fliG gene encoding flagellar motor switch protein FliG encodes the protein MALKVREDYRTLTGPEKAAILMLALGDEHSSKLFAMMDDEEIKELSQVMANLGTVSANLIERLFVEFAEQMSATGSLVGSFDSTERLLLKTLPKDKVDSIMEEIRGPAGRTMWDKLANVNESVLSNYLKNEYPQTVAVVLSKIRPEHAGRVLTQLPESFAMEVIMRMLRMEAVQKEVLDDVERTLRTEFMTNLARTSRRDSHEMLAEIFNGLDRTTEHRFMAALEERNRDSAERIKSLMFTFEDLSKLDPSGVQALLRSVDKQKLATALKGASETLKDLFFSNMSERAAKILREDMAAMGPVRVREVDESQMYMVQLAKDLAARGEIVISEGSGENELIY
- a CDS encoding leucyl aminopeptidase family protein, whose product is MLATLLATAGPGTVIITPLNKAGLATWLEGQPPATAAWVKAVNFTAEAGSTAFIPGDGGAVARVLAGVSALDDLWGLAGLPAGLPPGNYRLDEAVDAALDRRAATRLALGWALGSYRFGRYKASEKTFANLVWPKHADQGEVQRTATATYLLRDLVNTPANDLGPAELAEMAHAVAEEFEAGLEVIVGDDLLDRDYPAIHAVGRASPRAPRLIDLRWGNPAHPKVTIVGKGVCFDSGGLDIKPSSGMLLMKKDMGGAAHALALGRMVMMAGLPVRLRVLVPAVENVISGNAFKPMDVLKTRKGLSVEVGNTDAEGRLILCDALAEADSEKPALLIDFATLTGAARVALGPDLPALLANDDGLADDLLAAGEEQSDPLWRLPLWAPYRKGLDSKVADLNNVTSNGMAGAITAGLFLQEFVSKDTPWAHLDTFAWNSGARPGRPEGGEALGLRAAYAVIAKRFG